TTTCCATTTACTACTCTGTATCCCATACTATCAATATCCTTTCTGTATAAATCTATTTTTGCTTAAAATATTTGTTTATTTCTTTTCACTATCTCCATCTTCATCAGAAGACATGCCAACTTTAGTAACTGCGTCATAAGGGATAGTTTTTTCTTTAATTTTTCCATCTTCTTCCACTAAAACTGTTAAGTTAATTCCACTTGAATTCCTAGAAATTCCCTTCACTATACCAGAATAAGTTTTTTCTACTTTTTTTCCACTTTCATCCACTTCATTCATTACCGCTTCAATTCTTTTATCCATCATATTTGAAGCTAGTAAAAATCCAACATTTGAGTTGATATAATCCAGTCTATCATCATTTAAATGAATTACATCCTGTACTGCGGAAAAATTGTAGTCTTTATACTTAATTTCACCATTTTCAACCACTTGGACAGTTAATTTAACTTCATCTCCATTTTTATTCACACTAACTACTTGTCCACCATATTGTACCCCTCTGCTGTCATAATCATTTAAAGCTACTACTTTACCTACAAGAGACTGCGCACTGGAAAATGTCATGGTAGTATTCAAATTAGTCATCTGTTCTAAAGATGAAAATTGTGCTAATTGAGATACAAACTGTGTAGAATCCTTAGCGTTAGTTGGATCTTGATTTGATAACTCAGCTGTAAGTATCTTTAAAAAAGAATTTTTATCAAGTTCCTGCCCTTTTTTTACAATTCTTGTACCTCGTTTTGTAGCTCTGGAAGTTTCATAATTCCCTGAAATTCCACTATAAATCCCAGTGCCATTTGAAGTCTGTGCTTTTACAGGCATATAAAATACCTCCTATTCATTTTAAGTGTTTCTTAAAAACTTTGTTTTTCATTTAAAAATTAAACTTTAGTATTTAAGTTTCCATTGTAATTTTCATCTACAACCATGGTTTCTTGTTCATCACCGGCTGCCACATTATCATTGGAGTGAGTTGAATTATACTTTGTCCCTTCATTTCCTTCTCTTTGATTATCTCCCATGAACTGTCCACTGAAGAATGTAGTATCACCATTATAAACATTTATTTCTGCCGGTTGTATTTTTAAATTAGCAGTGGTTAATTTTTCACTAATTTCTCCTAAATTAGAATTTAATAAGCTGTATGTTTCTTTGTTTGTAGCATTTAACGCTAATTTTATTTTTCCTGATTCCATAGTTAGTCTTATAACTATTTCTCCTAATTCCTTAGGCATAACTTTAACAGTTAAATTTTTCAAATTATTATTTTCCATGTACTTTATACTTTTAACCATATCTTGCACTATATTTGCTTTTGCAACCATTTTGTTTTCATTTACTTCAACAGATACATTTTTATCTATTGAACTAAATTTATTTACTTCTCCCAAGTTAGTTAGTTTTGTTAGTTCCACATCTTTATTTTTAGGTTCGTTATGCTTTTCTCCATGCTCAATTAAATTCTTTAAGAAACTTTCTTCCCTAGATAAGGTATTATTTTGTAATTTAGTATTTGTTATATTGTTTCTATTTGTTATGTATTCTGCAACATCTATATTTTTCTGAACTGGTTCATTACTTTTTATTTCTTTTTCCAATTCTTCACTTATAAATTTAATTAAATCTTTTACGTTTAAATTCTCCTTGTCTGTAGGCACTTGCTTATTAATTTCCCTTTGGATTTTTCCAATTAACTTTTCTATTGCATTTTGAGAAACTAAAACAGGCTCACCATTTTCAAGAAGAAGCTTTAACTTTGCAATATCTTTGCTGTCATTTTCATTTACCTTTGTAGATTGATGCAAAAGATTATCAAAAGTCTTACTAATCATATCATTTATTTTTTCTTTTTTATCCAAATTTACTTGATCCTTAAACTGTTCAGTATTATCTAAACAATTCTTTTCATGTAAAAGTTGGTAAAGAATTTCTAATATGCTCATTAAATTTTGACTATCTTCTGATAAAAGTTCTTTTTCATCTTTATCTTCAGAAATAGACTTCTTTGTTTCCTCTTCTAATCCTAATTTAGAATTTATACTTTCTTCTCTTTCTGATGAAACTTCAGTATTTAAACACTTTTCTTCACAGTTTATTTTACCTTTGGAATTACTATCTACTTTTTCTCTTAATTTTTCTTTAAAGAAATTTTTTTCCTCAGTCTTAGGTAATTCTTTACAATTTCCTCTATCATTAGATAGATTTTTTACTGGAATTTCTATGGAACTAGACGTAGTATTCGTTATTCCTACCATTTTATATTTCACCTCCTTTCGCATTATTTCTTATATATGCATAAAGAGCAAATTCATCATTGTTCTTTTGTTCAATTAAATTTTGCTCTTTTATGAACTGCTGTTTTTTCTTATCTTTTAAAGTTCCCACAATTTTTTTATCTATTTGCTTTTGTTTTAGTTCTTCTCTTTTCACGTTTACTTCTTTTTCCTTAATGTTCAAAAGAGATTCTGTTTCTTTTATAGATATATTTAATGAATTAAGATAATTTTGCTGTATCTTCTTTTCTATTGTAGAATTGTTAAAATCTATAATTCTATGTTTATGATAATTCTGTTTTAAATTTAGTAATTTATTCTCTACTTTATTCTTTTCATTTTGTACTTTTTTAAATTCTATTTTACACTGTTCTTCCATATTTTCTCTTATATCCAATAATTTTTGAAGTTTAAAATTAAAAGATTGCAACTTTTGTACCCCCTAAATTTAATTAGTGGAAAAAATACTTTTTAGTTTTTCTATACTTTCATTAAATTCACTTTTCTCGTTTATACCTTGCTTAAGATAATCTTCTAAAAAATCATTATATTGTATAGCAAGATCTAGTTTTTTATTAGTTCCTTTTACATAAGCACCTATATTTATTAAATCTTCTGATTCTTTATAAGTGGCTAACATATCTCTACCTATAGAAGCTGCTTTTTTATGATCATCTTCCACTATCTCTGACATAAGTCTGCTTACACTATTCAACACATCAATAGCTGGATAGTGATTTTTCGCTGCTAATGCTCTAGATAATACTATATGCCCATCTAAAATACCCCTTACAGCATCTGCAATGGGTTCATTAAAATCATCGCCATCTACTAGAACAGTATAAAAAGCTGTTATGGAACCTTTTTGAGACATTCCTGCTCTTTCCATAAGTCTTGGAAGCTTTGCAAATACTGAGGGAGTATATCCTTTAGTCGCAGGTGGTTCACCTATAGCTAATCCTATTTCTCTTTGAGCCATAGCAAATCTAGTTACAGAATCCATCATTAATATAACTTTTTTACCCTCATCCCTAAAATATTCTGCTATTGCTGTAGCTGTAAAAGCTCCTTTTAGCCTAACTAAGGCTGGTTTATCTGAAGTAGCACAAACTATGACAGATTTTTTCATTCCTTCTTCTCCTAAATCCTTTTCGATGAAGTCTAAAACTTCTCTTCCTCTTTCTCCAATTAGTGCTATAACATTCACATCAGCCTTAGCTTCTCTAGCTATCATGCCTAAAGTAGTACTTTTTCCCACTCCACTTCCTGCAAATATACCAATTCTTTGGCCTTCTCCGCAGGTTAGAAATCCATCTATAGCTCTCACTCCAGTGGGAATAACATCTTTAATTCTCCTTCTATTAAGAGGATCTGGTGGTTCTGTATCTAATGGATACATATAGCCTTGGGTTAATTCCTCCGAATTCAGAGGTGTTCCAATACCATCTAAAACCATTCCCAAAAGTTTATCAGAACATTTAACACTTAGAGGTCTACCTCCAGGCACTACTCTGCATCCTGGCGATATACCCACCAGTTCTCCAAGTGGCATTAATATTACATTTTCTTCTTTAAATCCAACTACTTCGCAATTTATGGGATAATTTTTTTCATTATATATTTTACATACTTCCCCTATAAAAGCCTTTATTCCTTGAACTTCTATAGTTAAACCTATTACATTTTTAACTTTTCCTTCTTCATAGTTAAAATTTGTATCCTTAACTTCTTTTAATATTTTTTCAAAATCTATATTAATCAAGAAGTCTCATTCCTTTCAAGAATTTAAAATTATGTCTTTGATTTTTTCTATAGAATCTTCTATATGTATTTCTACTTTTCCATTGTCTTTCTCTATAATAACCTGAGCTTTTTCTAAGAAATCATCAGCCACTATAAAAATTTCTCCTTTAATCCCCAAAGATAATTTCCATAAGTCCACTTTATTCTTTAATTCTTGCTCATGAATGCTATTACATTTAATTATGAAAGTTTCTACATTTCTAGATTCTTTTATAGTTTCTTTTATCAAATTAGCCACTGTATCTTCACATTCTATTTCTTTTTTTAGTATATTGGAAACTATTTCTGCCACAAGTTCTTTTATAATTTCAGTTTTTTCTTCCAAATAATTTTCATATTGCCTTTTAGCATCCTTTATTATATTGTTAGCATCTTCTTTTATAGCAGAAGCTTCATCGTAAGCCTCTGCTAAAGCTTTTTTATAGCCTTCTTCATAACCTTTTGCATATCCATTATCATATCCATTTTTGTATCCCTGCTCTTCAGCTTTCATCTGAGCTTTTGCTACTTCTTCATAGGCATTTCTTATTATTTCATCACTTTTGCCTCTAGCTGTTTCCAATATAGATGCTGCAAGTCTATTATAAGGTTCATTTTCCGCATTATTTTTTACGTCATTTTTTAAGTTTATACTTATATTTTTTTTAGGTACATAATCTACGATTATTTCCTTTTCACCTAAGGCTTTTGCATTTTCATTTTTAATTACGTTAAACGATGATTGCATCTTCTCCACCTCTTGAAATCACTATCTCTCCAGCGTCATCTAATCTTCTTATTACAGCTACTATTTTTTGTTGTGACTTTTCTACATCCATAAGCCTTACTGGTCCTAAGAATTCTATATCTTCTTTTAATGAAGCTGAAGCTCTCTTAGACTGATTTCTAAATACTACATTTGAAACTTCTTCCGAAGCACCCTTTAAAGCTAGTGCCAATTCTTTTATGTCCACTTCTCTTAAAATTCTTTGTATTGATACATCATCCAATGAAATAATATCTTCAAATACAAACATAGATTGTCTTATCTTTTCTGCTAATTCTTCATTTTCTCTCTCTAGACCTTCAGTTATATTCTTCTCAGTTGTTCTATCCACTCTATTTAAAATGTCAACAAGAGTTTGAACACCACCCATGGTTGTAGCATCTGAGCGAACTACCGAAGATAATTTTCCGTCAAGAACCTTCTCTATTTCCTTTATTACCATAGGAGACGTATTACTTAAAGTAGCTATTCTGTATGCTACATCACTCTGCATATCCTCTGGCAAAGCTGATATTATTTGACCAGCCTTTTCTGCCTGCATATAGCAAAGTATAAGTGCGATAGTCTGAGGATGCTCATTTGCTATTACATTCAAAAGCTGATGAGCATCTGCTTTTCTAGCTATAGCAAATGGTCTATACTGCTGAGTGGCTTCTGTAACCTTATTAAGTATATCCATAGCCCTTTGAGGCCCCAATGCTTTAGATAATACATCTCTGGCATACTCTATACCGCCCTCTTTTATGTAATCTTTAGCTTTATTTATTTCTATAAATTCATTTAATATTTCCATTCTTTGTTCTGATTTCACAGTGGTTATATTTGCTATTTCATAGGTTATTTTCTGTATATCTGTTTCTGGAAGCTTTTTCACTATTTTAGCTGCAGCCTCCGGCCCTAAAGTTATAAACAATATAGCTGCCTTTTGAACCCCATTTAGTTTTTCTATACTTCTAGCCAATTAAAATCACCTCTCATCTTCCGTAAGCCATGATTTTACTATTTCTGCTACTTGCTCTGGCTTCTCTGTTGCGTAATTCTGTATTTCTCTCTCTAAATGAGTTTTTGCGTTGTCTTCTTCAAAATTAATTGATTCAAAAGCTTCTTTAGGTTCTACATTATCTCCTATAACCACATCAATTCCACTAACTTCATCATCTATTTCTTCTTCTTTTCTCTTCTTCCTATTTTTTACTATTAAAGCTATTATTAAAGCTACTAACAGTGCTACTCCTATTACGCTATACATTATTATCTTCTTTAATCTTTCCTTTTCTTTAAGTTTTTCCATAGCCTCTATATCTTTTTGGGCTTTATTTTCAAGACTCTTATCAAAATTCATTCCTTCAACACTTATGGTGTCTCCTCTTTTTTCATCATACCCTATAGCTCCTGTAACTAAATTGTTAATGGAAGATTTAGTCATTGTATCTATATTTCCATTTAATAGTACAGAAGTAGATATTTTGTTCACGGCACCTGGTGCTTTTATTATCTTTTTCTCATTTTTAGATATTTCATAGTTTTTCTTTTCTTCTTTATGCGTAATATTAGAATTTCCTTTAGTAATTTCTTCTCTAGCCGCCATATTATCATCTACTGGACTATTAGTGTTAGCAGTATCACCATTGTTGTTACTATCCTGGATAATATGCTCACTTACTACTGTACCCTTTGGAGCAAATTCTGTACTATTTTGCTGTATAGCATCAAAATTCAAATCTGCATTTACTTTTACAACAATATTATTCTTTCCGTAAACTTTTTCAAGCATAGACTGTATCTTGGATTCCAAACTTTTCTCTAGCGAATTTTTCATTTTTTCTTGTTCCTGGGTATTACCTATGTATTCTTTATCCTCCTCATTAAATAAATCTGGAGTTGTTAAAAGGGCTGTTCCGTATTCACCTGCAGCAATTACCTCTACATTCTTTTTATCTAA
The DNA window shown above is from Haloimpatiens massiliensis and carries:
- a CDS encoding flagellar hook capping FlgD N-terminal domain-containing protein, producing MPVKAQTSNGTGIYSGISGNYETSRATKRGTRIVKKGQELDKNSFLKILTAELSNQDPTNAKDSTQFVSQLAQFSSLEQMTNLNTTMTFSSAQSLVGKVVALNDYDSRGVQYGGQVVSVNKNGDEVKLTVQVVENGEIKYKDYNFSAVQDVIHLNDDRLDYINSNVGFLLASNMMDKRIEAVMNEVDESGKKVEKTYSGIVKGISRNSSGINLTVLVEEDGKIKEKTIPYDAVTKVGMSSDEDGDSEKK
- the fliI gene encoding flagellar protein export ATPase FliI, encoding MINIDFEKILKEVKDTNFNYEEGKVKNVIGLTIEVQGIKAFIGEVCKIYNEKNYPINCEVVGFKEENVILMPLGELVGISPGCRVVPGGRPLSVKCSDKLLGMVLDGIGTPLNSEELTQGYMYPLDTEPPDPLNRRRIKDVIPTGVRAIDGFLTCGEGQRIGIFAGSGVGKSTTLGMIAREAKADVNVIALIGERGREVLDFIEKDLGEEGMKKSVIVCATSDKPALVRLKGAFTATAIAEYFRDEGKKVILMMDSVTRFAMAQREIGLAIGEPPATKGYTPSVFAKLPRLMERAGMSQKGSITAFYTVLVDGDDFNEPIADAVRGILDGHIVLSRALAAKNHYPAIDVLNSVSRLMSEIVEDDHKKAASIGRDMLATYKESEDLINIGAYVKGTNKKLDLAIQYNDFLEDYLKQGINEKSEFNESIEKLKSIFSTN
- the fliG gene encoding flagellar motor switch protein FliG is translated as MARSIEKLNGVQKAAILFITLGPEAAAKIVKKLPETDIQKITYEIANITTVKSEQRMEILNEFIEINKAKDYIKEGGIEYARDVLSKALGPQRAMDILNKVTEATQQYRPFAIARKADAHQLLNVIANEHPQTIALILCYMQAEKAGQIISALPEDMQSDVAYRIATLSNTSPMVIKEIEKVLDGKLSSVVRSDATTMGGVQTLVDILNRVDRTTEKNITEGLERENEELAEKIRQSMFVFEDIISLDDVSIQRILREVDIKELALALKGASEEVSNVVFRNQSKRASASLKEDIEFLGPVRLMDVEKSQQKIVAVIRRLDDAGEIVISRGGEDAIIV
- the fliF gene encoding flagellar basal-body MS-ring/collar protein FliF, with protein sequence MDKLKEFTKKIKDKWSTLTKGKKITFTIIPIGIICAIIVLVITMNSQKYGVLFSNMNDKDLGAILSKLKEKKVEYKVEGKAIKVPKDKVDVLRLELASEVPLTNGSVGFEIFDESKFGATDEEMKIKYQRALEGELERTIKGLPEVDDAKVHLVMSEDSVFIKQDTPSSASLTLRLKSGKELKKDQVKAIVALLCGSVKNLDKKNVEVIAAGEYGTALLTTPDLFNEEDKEYIGNTQEQEKMKNSLEKSLESKIQSMLEKVYGKNNIVVKVNADLNFDAIQQNSTEFAPKGTVVSEHIIQDSNNNGDTANTNSPVDDNMAAREEITKGNSNITHKEEKKNYEISKNEKKIIKAPGAVNKISTSVLLNGNIDTMTKSSINNLVTGAIGYDEKRGDTISVEGMNFDKSLENKAQKDIEAMEKLKEKERLKKIIMYSVIGVALLVALIIALIVKNRKKRKEEEIDDEVSGIDVVIGDNVEPKEAFESINFEEDNAKTHLEREIQNYATEKPEQVAEIVKSWLTEDER
- a CDS encoding flagellar hook-length control protein FliK, coding for MVGITNTTSSSIEIPVKNLSNDRGNCKELPKTEEKNFFKEKLREKVDSNSKGKINCEEKCLNTEVSSEREESINSKLGLEEETKKSISEDKDEKELLSEDSQNLMSILEILYQLLHEKNCLDNTEQFKDQVNLDKKEKINDMISKTFDNLLHQSTKVNENDSKDIAKLKLLLENGEPVLVSQNAIEKLIGKIQREINKQVPTDKENLNVKDLIKFISEELEKEIKSNEPVQKNIDVAEYITNRNNITNTKLQNNTLSREESFLKNLIEHGEKHNEPKNKDVELTKLTNLGEVNKFSSIDKNVSVEVNENKMVAKANIVQDMVKSIKYMENNNLKNLTVKVMPKELGEIVIRLTMESGKIKLALNATNKETYSLLNSNLGEISEKLTTANLKIQPAEINVYNGDTTFFSGQFMGDNQREGNEGTKYNSTHSNDNVAAGDEQETMVVDENYNGNLNTKV
- the fliJ gene encoding flagellar export protein FliJ is translated as MQSFNFKLQKLLDIRENMEEQCKIEFKKVQNEKNKVENKLLNLKQNYHKHRIIDFNNSTIEKKIQQNYLNSLNISIKETESLLNIKEKEVNVKREELKQKQIDKKIVGTLKDKKKQQFIKEQNLIEQKNNDEFALYAYIRNNAKGGEI